DNA from Equus asinus isolate D_3611 breed Donkey chromosome 17, EquAss-T2T_v2, whole genome shotgun sequence:
CTTAATTGAGTAGGATATTTCTCGacgaatttattattatttttttaatcttagttctctctccttctccatctgaagcatttctaggtttctatcttcaaggtcactaatttctcctctttaaggGCTACTCTACTTTTTATGCTTCCTATGTTatgttttatctcattaattgtgtttgaCAGAAAAAATTTCcagccaagaataatctatccagcaaagctatccttcagataggaacaagaaataaagacttttacaGAAAAACTAGAGCTCAGGGAGCTTAtcaccactagatctgccttGCAGGAAATGCTGAGAGGAGCTCCTCAAGCTGAAGTGAAAAGATGCTAAATAGTAACAggaaaacacttgaaaatatatGACACACTGATGATGGTAAATATACAGTCAGAATTGCAACATTCTACTTCTGCAATATGAGGTGTGTTGACCCCTGAACTACAGTATAAAGGTTAAGGGagagagtattaaaaataactataactattataatttgttaacaaatacacacaaaaaatgaaaaagcaacctatggaatgggaaaaaatatttacaaaccatttATCAGTTagggggtgaatagccaaaatatgtaAACAGcttataactcaataacaaaaagacaacaattcaattaaaagatgggcagtGGAACTGAGTAGATGTTTTTCCAAGGAAggcatccaaatggccaacagacacatgaaagatGCCtcatgtcactaatcatcagggaaaggcaaattcaaactacaatgaaataccacttcacacctgttatAACGGTTGTCATCAAGAGgataagagataacaagtgttggtgagtctgtggagaaaagggaaccctagagtactgttggtgggaatgtaaattggttcagccgctattaaaaacagtatggaggtttctcaaaaaattaaaaataaatataccatttataaataaatataccagcaactccacttctgagtatatacccaaaggaaatgaaaacagaatataaaaatgATGCCTTCACTCtcgtgtttattgcagcattattcacagagctaatatatagaaacaatctatgtccatcaatgaatgaatagatgaagaagatgtgtacatatatatataaaagaaaatattattcagctgtgagaaagaagggaatcctgccatttgtaatacatggatggaacttgagggcattgtgctaagtgagataagccagaaagggaaaaatgaatattGTATGATATGACTAATATACACTAAAAAAATGCCCAATTCACACAAAttgagagtagaatggtggttaccaggagctagGGACAGGAGAATTGGGGAGATGTTCATAAAGGGTACAAAGTTGTTActaaaagatgaataagttctagagatctaatgcacagtctATTGACtctagtcaacaatactgtattatatacttcaaagtaGCCAAGAGaccagatcttaaatgttctcaccacaaaatggaaacaataattaTATGATGTGATAGAATTGTTAGGCAAAGCTGTAGTGGTTTTgtattaaaacatataaatgtatttaatcaAAACATTGTACAccctaaacttacacaatgttatatatcaactggattgaaaaaaattaaaaataactattaaaataaaataaaagagggccagcccagtggcacagtggttaagtgcacacgtttcacttgggtggcctggggttcaccagttgggatccccggtgcggacgtggcaccgcttggcatgccatgctgcggtaggcgtcccacatataaagtagaggaaggtgggcatggatgttagctcagggccagtcttcctcagctaaaagaggaggactgacagcagatattagctcagactaatcttcctcaaaaaaaaaaaagaaaagaaatttcaaaatggcATTACTGTAACTCACTTTCTTAACTCTAATCCTATCAACGTTGTCATTGAAATACCTTCCAAATTTGTTCTCCTTGATTGCCTATCAGGAAGCACAATTTCAATCATTCATCCCCCAGAGGGCTAAAACCTAAATTCTTATCTTGAGAAAAGGCTCAGCTACATATTTCAGGGAGACCTAAAAGTCTGGGGAATTGGGATCTATTAAATGAATCATATGTGTGTCTCAAATCAATCCTACTCTCTTCTAGGGCTCTGATTCTCCTTCTCTATTATTTAGACCTTATCAGTGTCTGTGAGCATGTGAGATTTCAAAATTGATGATATAGCTTCTTGGGATGCAAATTTATACTCATTGGCATAACTGATCTCTTGATCTAAAGAGTCtttctaaaactattttaatgTATAATGGTTTTGATATTTACTTTGTACAATATTGAACatcattgaaaatatttgaaaaagacaaaagcattcaGTACCTTAAAGATATTATTAGGATTGTTTGAGGAAGGTTACTTGGGCCAAGAGGTCAGTTATGAGAAGGAGTAAAAATAATCAATCCCTAGAATCTCAATGATTCAGGCTCTTTCACTTGATTAAACACAAAGTGAAATTATGAGTCTTTATGCTAAAATTCATGCTCCAATTTTCATCCTTGTCGTCTATGGATCCCAATGATACTCCTCTGAATATTCAGCCTACTCCACTTTGCTACTTACTCCACCTACTGggaattctcttctcttttgtcaAAAAAATTCCTGCAAAATGAGGTCAACTTCCTCTTGACTGAACCTTCCATTGACCCACTGATAATTCATGTGAGTTCTTATTCTTTTCACCTGTCTTTGCCTGTGGGTCTCTTTCAATCATTTGGCGTTGAACTACACCTAAAATgtataattcattattttatatattggtCTGTCTCCTAACTAGATATGAGGGCAGgaaatctttcttatttctctcttcatccttaCCACCCACCCTGATGTATTTGTCTAGCAAACCCTTGTGAGAGCTGGCAGATTGACTGTTCCCCTGTGATACTATATAGCCAAATCTCTGTGAAATTACTGTGAGCAAGTTAAACTATCCTTTTAGTCTCATAGACTGACCTAGTTTAGAATCTGTAGTTCATCTAAGAGTAGAATCTGGAGTATACCATTGGTCTAAATATTCTTCAGGGGCAAATCTGAATAACTGTGCTTTATGTTTCCTAggtttttttcatgaaaataatactttaatgGCATTTCCCATCAGTATCTCTAGCTAACAGTTCTCAACAGAGGCCATGGAGGCAGTTCTTGGAAGACAGCAATTCCCAGGTACCTCATCCATCTACAGTAGCTTCCAGAAGTTAACTTCCAATTACCATCAGCATCTCCTACTCATCAATTCCCTTGGCTCATCTGAACCCATAAAGAGGTACTTCTGTACAGTATTATAGAAGTATCCTCCACTAATATCTAGCAAATTTCTGTCTAGTAAGGAAGCTCTCATGGCCACTTAGGAACATACTTATAtatattcttaaacatttttaaaggataatgCTTCAAAGAGCACATCTATGCCTAAGTAGGAGGCAAACATCCCTTATTCATATTACATTGtctttggggtgggggaagacTTCATATTCTCTCCCAGAGATTCAACAATTGCCCTGCTCTTAATCCTGTCTATGTGTAAATTCATGGAAGGTTTGGCAAAGGCATTAAATACCTCTTCACTTacaatctttaattaaaaagaataattcatGTGACTCACTGAAATTGAAACTCCCAAAATATTCATTAAGAATTCAAGGAACCTCCAAggataatatataaatgtaatgaTATCTGTTTTATATCAGTTTGTTCAAGTCTGGGAAATCTGTCAAATCAACATCAATGTTGTCACATCTTGTTCCTCTTCTTAACCAGACCACTAGAACCACAaggtttattttctccttcaggTAGTGATAACTGGGAAGAGCTGAAAACCCTGCTTATCAGTATCTACTTCCTCTTCTGGTACTCGAGGCTACCTGGAAAATATCAGCATTAAAGTAACTCTATCCATTCTACTCCAACCATTATATCATCCCAAACAACCATAAATCTCTAGGTTGTAAAACGAACATTGATAGTAGAAAATACATACAGCAGTTTTTCATGTTTGTTCTTAGTCGCTGAAATATTGAATATTCAGTGACTCTATGATTACAATGCATTCTCACACAAGTTTCCTCACACTAAActtgaacagatttttaaaatatcagaaacaaTTTTGATGGTATGATCCCACTGGCTATAGTaatcaatgttaaattttctagatttaatgggagagagaaaaagaggtttGAGTCCCAGAATAGCAAAACTTCTATTGACTGTGATATGGAGTTTGAACATTGTTATTCCTCAGAAATCCCCACTGGAAATTAGTTGCAAGAAATTAAATCATCAGATTCATAAGTAAATGGCAATGAAGGGACCACATACATcttttgtattcctttttatgattCAGATCACCTCCTCCTTCCTTAGACTACAGCTAGTGGAGACTAGGATGTAACTGACACTTATTAGATGATTTCCATTGAAAGAGGCCTTAGAAAAACATCAGCTATCACAGAGTGGTCTTCCCAAGAGGCACAACCAGGTAAATTGTATAGCTTTCTTTCTGTCCAAAGGCAACCTCTCTCTCTGTTCATTCCCATTCTAGTCAGAAACACAGAACAAACATTGGTTACCACCATGTCTGGATTAGGCTGCATCAAAATATTTGGGAGACAAGGTTTCTAATCCCAGGAGCCTCTGTCAGGTATCTCTTCTTTAGGGTCAGAAGCTTGAAATTGAACAGGGCTTAGTCtaagaagcaaaaagaagcaaCAAGTTTCTAAAGCTTGATGTTTCACGAATAATTGAACATGGATTAACAAATGATGAGGCCACTCATCATGTAGGGTGAAAGTGATGAACCTCTAGGGCTTAAAGATATAGTATTTGCGTGGCATCAAATCAACTGTTGTCTCATTTTGGCATATTATCTCTGCCAAATTAAGCATTCTTTGCCCAAAGGCCGTATGAATTTTGATATAGTCTATCTATGCATATTATTGTCAGCCAAGGTGATTCTGCAGGACAAATCAGTAAGAAATCTCATAATCTGTGACCTCAGCaatactttctcttcttttgcaaCCTCTTCAAGGCATCTTTGatttccttgttcctcagactataaaTCAAGGGATTCAACATGGGAATCACCACAGTGTAGAAGACTGATGCAAACCTGTCAAAGCTGGAGGAACCGCCAGAGCTGGAACTCAAGTAGACAAACATACCTGAGGTATAGAAGAGGGCCACTGTGGTCAGATGAGAAGCACAGGTGTTGAAAGCCTTGGACCTGCCTTTAGCTGAAGTGATCTTCATAATGGAGATGACAATATAGCCATAAGATATCATGATAATTGAGACATTTATTATCCCAAAGATCATTGTTAATACAGCAGTCATGAGTTGTACAAAGAAAGTGTCAGTGCAGGACAGGACTAACAGTTGGGgcatgtcacagaagaagtggttgaTTACATTAGGCCCACAGAATTGGAGGTGAAGCAGGGCACACAATTGGGATATAGAAGCAGAGAGTCCAGCCATATAGGACCCCAGTACCATCTGAACACAGAGGGTGGGTGACatgatggatgaatagagaagTGGATTACAAATGGCAGCATATCGGTCATAAGCCATGGCTGTCATGAGACAAGACTCACTCAGTCCCATGGTTGAAAAGATGAAGTACTGAACAGCACAACCCACAAGGGTGATAGTTTGCTGCTCCTGGAAGAAGTTGGAGAGCATCTTGGGGGCTGTGGAGGTCACGTAGCAGATATCTATGATGGACAGATTactgaggaagaaatacatgggcgTGTGGAGGTGGGAATCCAGCCTTATTAAGATGATGAGGCTCAGGTTCCACGTCAGAGTTGTAATGTAGATCAACAGGAATACAACAAAGAGCACTACTGTGATTCTGGGAAAATCTGAGAATCCCAAGAGGATGAAATGGGTAATCTCTGTAATATTTCCTCCCCCTATCATTGGCTTGGTGCTCCTAAAATTAGAAAACAGACAAGATTCAGGAGAAATGATAGCATTACAAGAATTGTATGTGccatttcttttcctccattcAACACTGGAAAAGGGGAAATACTTTGTCGTGATGGAAACACCTCAATTTTCCATCTTGAATATCAAGAAGTACCTTCTTGGTGCTTCATGTTCTTGATTATTTCATGAggtttcatgaaaattaaaagatatttaaagattGACTGACAACTATTCCAAAGGGAGGCTAGTACAACTCACTATTGGCCCAAACTATTGTcttaattttaggatattttgtgACCTAAGAAACAGCAAAGTACTGTGATTAAGGATTCAGACTTTAGAGTTTTCGTTCTGATTGACATCATGAAGATGGCAACATGGGACATTCCTGACTTTCATCCTCCTCATCAGGAAAAGGACCGGCAACTATTCATAAACAAGATACCATTGTGAAAATCCTCGAACATGGGGAAGGTGCTGAAGCACCCCCTTGAAACATAGAGACCAAGAAGGACCATATTAGAAGAGTGGAGGAGCAACTACACTCTGTGTGCATCACCCCTTTCACCTGCTGATCCAGTAGCATACTAAGAGAGACCTTCTTGGCCAATGGTGTCCCCACTGGGAAAAAGGAAGTCCAAGGTGGATATCCAGCTCACTCAGAATTATGGGTCACTTCTTGGGAGGTCCACTCTGGTCTCACTCCCAGAGGTCATGAGGGAATCTGTGGGCTTTGACCACTGGGAATAAGATTGTGATGGAGAAGATTGGCAGGACTTTCAGACACCAGGGCTCAGATTTTGGCACACTAGTTCCTTTTTGCAGTGACATCCAGATAGAAACCCCCACCAGAGGTTTTGCACATCTGCAGAGCCTAGATAGTGCTCCCATCAGACCAGGGAACTTGGTAGGGAGTTCTGCCTGAATTGCAACCCCAGATGATGAGACTTGCTGGCCTTGGAACCTGTCCTGATTCCCCACTCAGGCAGGGGAACAAATTTATAGCCCTGTCTAGTGCTGAGTGTAACCCTCCAGCCTGGCCCAACCAAGAAGCCAGGTCAGAACACCTGCAAAACTGTGTAGTTCAGCATCACTTGAGTGTAGAGCTTATCAAGAAGTGCTACCCTTCTGCAGAGCCCAGGCAGTGGATTCATTTGTCCAGGGAACTCAGTGTACATGGTTATGCCAAGTCAAACACGAGAGTTCTGACCTTGCTGGCCTTGGAGCCTATTCTGCCACTCCACCCAGGCGAGGAAGATAATTCATAGCTCTACCTACTGCCAAGTGTATCTCCTAGCCCTTCCCAACAAGGAAACTTGGCTGAAGCCCCTGGGAATCTGCATAGCCCAGAAGCATTCAAGTAGAGAGCCTGTTCAGTGGCTTTGACCTTCTTCATAGCCAACCTGGTGGATCTGTCTATCCAGGAATCTTGGTACACACTGCTGCCTAATTTGGGCCCCTGAATAATGATGCTGGCCAGTTTTGAAGCATGTTCTGCTGCCCTGTCTAGGCAAGGAGGCTAATTTATAGCTCTGTCTACTGCTGAGTGCTGTTCCCAGCCCTTCCCAACCAGGAAACCTGACCAGAGCATCCTGGAAGCTGCCTAAACCAGAAACACTTGAGTGGAGAGCTTAGCCAGTGGCTCTGTTCATCTGCAGAACCAAGCTTGCAGCCCCATCTGACCAGAGAATTTGGTGCACAGTTCTACCTGATTTGGGACCCCAAACAAGATATGCTTGCCATTGAGCCTGttctccctggcttcctgggcaGAGAAGCTAATTCATAGCCCTGCCTATTGTGGAATACAGCCTTCAGCCCTACCTGCTCAGGAGACTTAACCAGAACACCTGGGAAGCTGAATTGCCCATTCTATAACCCCACATACAGGGGCACCTGAGCAGAGAGCCCAGCCAGTGGCTCTGCTTATCTGCAGAGCAAAGCTGGTGGCCccatgtggccagggaacttggTGTGCAGTTCTGCATGATTCAGGTCCCCAGTTAATGAGCCGTTCCAGCCTTGAGCCTATTCTGCAGCCCCACCCAGCCAGTGAAGGTAATTAAAAACCCTAACTCCTGCCGAGTATAGTACCCAGTTCTGCCCAACTAGGAAGCCTGACCAGAGAATACGAGTAACAACAGAGCCCACTCTACAGCCATGCTTGGCCAGGAAATTAGGCCAGCAATCCTATCCAACTTTTccatgccagtagcacccctcccAAACCTCAGAACTCAGTTGATGACCTCTTTCAAAAATAGACCCCAATTGTAAGCCACACCTGCCCAAGGACACTACTAGCTGACCCATCCC
Protein-coding regions in this window:
- the LOC106825168 gene encoding olfactory receptor 5AN1, whose product is MIGGGNITEITHFILLGFSDFPRITVVLFVVFLLIYITTLTWNLSLIILIRLDSHLHTPMYFFLSNLSIIDICYVTSTAPKMLSNFFQEQQTITLVGCAVQYFIFSTMGLSESCLMTAMAYDRYAAICNPLLYSSIMSPTLCVQMVLGSYMAGLSASISQLCALLHLQFCGPNVINHFFCDMPQLLVLSCTDTFFVQLMTAVLTMIFGIINVSIIMISYGYIVISIMKITSAKGRSKAFNTCASHLTTVALFYTSGMFVYLSSSSGGSSSFDRFASVFYTVVIPMLNPLIYSLRNKEIKDALKRLQKKRKYC